CGCGCTCCGCCGCGCTCCTCGCCCGCGCGATCGCCGAGACCTCGCGGGGACCGCGCGTGCTCCTCGCGGCCTCCGCGACGGGCTACTACGGTAGTCGCGGGGACGAGCTTCTCGACGAGCGCTCCGCCCATGGGTCCGGCTTCCTGGCCGGCGTGTGCCGGGCCTGGGAGTCCGCGACCGATCCCGCCTCACAGGCAGGCGTTCGAGTCGTGACGGCGCGTTTCGGGATCGTCCTGAGCGCCGCGGGCGGCGCCTTCGCGGCGATGAAGAAGCCGTTTCAGCTCGGTCTGGGAGGACGGATCGGAAGCGGAAACCAGTGGATGAGCTGGGTCTCGAGCGGCGACGCGGTCCGGGCGGTCCTCCACGCGATCGAGCACGAGGAGCTTCGCGGACCGGTCAACGTGACCTCGCCCGAGCCCGTCACGAACGCCGATCTCACGAAGGCTCTCGGCCGCGTGCTCCGGCGTCCCACGCCGGTTCCCCTTCCGGCGGCCGTCGCGCGCCTTCTCCTCGGAGAGCTGGCGGAGGAGACGCTGCTCGCGAGCCAGCGCGTGATGCCGGCCCGGCTCGTCGAGAGCGGATTCGAGTTCCGCGAGCCCCGGCTCGAGCCGGCGCTTCGCGCGGCGTTCGCTCGGTAGCCGGCGTCAGCCGCCGAGCGAGCCCTGGAGGATCGTGGGGCCCGTGGGAGCGCCGCGGTCCGGCGATCCGCCCCTCGGCTCGACCGACACCGCGAATCCTTCCGTGATGCCGGGCGTCCCCATGTTCTCGAGACGGACGATCGCGAACCCCGTGGAGTCCGGCTGGAGCACGCCCGCGTCCATGGGAACGCCGCCGCGGACGGCCCAGAGCTGATACGCCTGCCCGCGCGGCGGAAACACTCCCTGGAAGACCACGAGGGCTCGGTGGGATGCAGGGTCGTACACGACCCTGCCCTGGAGCGACGAGGTCCCGGG
This region of Candidatus Eisenbacteria bacterium genomic DNA includes:
- a CDS encoding TIGR01777 family oxidoreductase → MKVIVGGASGLIGTSLSRLLRDEGHQVLRLVRGRPARDASEVAWDPDAGRIDAAALEDVDAAVNLAGATIARWPFNEAHKRRVLQSRTRSAALLARAIAETSRGPRVLLAASATGYYGSRGDELLDERSAHGSGFLAGVCRAWESATDPASQAGVRVVTARFGIVLSAAGGAFAAMKKPFQLGLGGRIGSGNQWMSWVSSGDAVRAVLHAIEHEELRGPVNVTSPEPVTNADLTKALGRVLRRPTPVPLPAAVARLLLGELAEETLLASQRVMPARLVESGFEFREPRLEPALRAAFAR
- a CDS encoding anti-sigma factor — translated: MTTEPQTELRPPDPRPFAEEHSVPPPPPRRSWAWIGIAGWVAAATLTVAVGTFWETIVRLRQEIAIRDERLTELAARAGKDQRWLAMVSTPGVRFADMRPEAPGTSSLQGRVVYDPASHRALVVFQGVFPPRGQAYQLWAVRGGVPMDAGVLQPDSTGFAIVRLENMGTPGITEGFAVSVEPRGGSPDRGAPTGPTILQGSLGG